A single window of Streptomyces cathayae DNA harbors:
- a CDS encoding GlsB/YeaQ/YmgE family stress response membrane protein, with the protein MEIGGIISAIVIGIVIGVLGRLVVPGRQRIGVLWTILVGIVAALIGSALATALGVADTKGVDWIEWLIQIGLAALGVAALDRAKAPR; encoded by the coding sequence ATGGAGATCGGCGGCATCATCAGTGCCATCGTCATCGGTATCGTCATCGGCGTCCTGGGCCGGCTCGTGGTCCCCGGGCGTCAGCGCATCGGGGTGCTGTGGACGATCCTCGTCGGCATCGTCGCCGCACTGATCGGCTCGGCGCTCGCCACGGCGCTCGGAGTGGCCGACACCAAGGGCGTCGACTGGATCGAGTGGCTCATCCAGATCGGCCTCGCCGCACTCGGGGTGGCCGCGCTGGACCGTGCGAAAGCCCCGCGCTGA